One segment of Panicum virgatum strain AP13 chromosome 3K, P.virgatum_v5, whole genome shotgun sequence DNA contains the following:
- the LOC120699718 gene encoding uncharacterized protein LOC120699718 — protein MAAEALMDDLVEECLLRLPPDDPVSLVRAATVCRRWCRIVSAPSFRRRLAERHRPAPMLGFVASRRDVDCIVSRFVPDTPFRPRRAARVGRRALDARHGRVLLTTTPYLPVESIDLEVWDPVKDELREVPGLTPQHEFSSWNAAVVCAAHGQCDHLDCRRGPFLIVFVEGSDPFMKVYVRLLIGGWHLERADQWPSQPIISFRNASSCPCRKCALFPD, from the coding sequence atggcggcggaggcgctgaTGGACGATCTCGTCGAGGAGTgcctcctccgcctgccgccgGACGACCCCGTGAGCCtcgtccgcgccgccaccgtgtgcaggcggtggtgccgcaTCGTCTCCGCCCCAAGCTTCCGCCGCAGGTTGGCCGAGCGGCACCGCCCGGCCCCCATGCTCGGCTTCGTCGCCAGCCGCAGGGACGTGGACTGCATCGTCTCCCGCTTCGTCCCGGACACCCCcttccgcccgcgccgcgccgcccgcgtcggccgccgcgcgctcgacGCCCGCCACGGCCGCGTCCTCCTCACCACCACGCCTTATTTGCCGGTCGAGAGCATCGACCTCGAGGTCTGGGACCCCGTCAAGGACGAGCTGCGGGAGGTTCCCGGCCTCACCCCGCAGCACGAATTTTCCAGCTGGAACGCGGCGGTGGTCTGCGCCGCCCACGGCCAATGCGACCACCTCGactgccgccgcggcccctTCCTCATCGTCTTCGTGGAGGGCTCCGATCCTTTTATGAAGGTCTACGTACGTCTACTCATCGGAGGTTGGCACCTGGAGCGGGCCGACCAATGGCCTTCCCAGCCCATCATCTCTTTCCGAAATGCCTCGTCCTGTCCTTGTCGGAAATGCGCTCTATTTCCTGACTGA